The proteins below come from a single Mucilaginibacter mali genomic window:
- a CDS encoding RidA family protein → MNKQKIVHPDRQSGFDTGAYSDGVLVDGLLFLSGQASVDFKTSEFVLGTIEEETTRTLDNIKAIIGAAGATMEDVVKCTVHLADINDFDRYNKVYSTYFTGIKPARTTVQSVLAESLKVEIDCIVKIPAK, encoded by the coding sequence ATGAATAAACAAAAGATCGTTCACCCCGACCGCCAGTCGGGTTTTGATACAGGCGCCTATTCAGATGGGGTACTGGTTGATGGCTTGCTGTTCCTTAGCGGCCAGGCATCGGTTGATTTTAAAACCTCCGAATTTGTTTTGGGGACGATAGAGGAAGAAACCACGCGCACACTGGATAACATTAAAGCCATTATCGGCGCTGCCGGCGCTACAATGGAGGATGTGGTGAAATGCACCGTCCACCTGGCCGATATCAACGATTTCGACCGTTATAACAAAGTTTACTCCACCTATTTTACCGGGATAAAGCCGGCCCGCACAACCGTGCAATCGGTACTGGCCGAAAGCTTGAAGGTGGAGATAGATTGCATTGTTAAAATACCAGCCAAATAA
- a CDS encoding 3-hydroxyacyl-CoA dehydrogenase NAD-binding domain-containing protein, whose translation MKKLIKHTDPVLLVGDGELIASAAVCLLTAGHTLNVCTQNVADFNLLLNKHIDSQGKNIPLREKLAVSAVLKANRDCSLVIAITHEDEEKKKTLLQKLTPLVRKDAVVAINTETISLEALQKGFDRPERLMGLNWTEPAHTTFFLEVIASDESEEIAKGISILAKLFWSKDPYLVKGDGIRSRLVSAMAREASFLVDNGYASVDDIDRACRNDAGYYLPFCGNCRYMDLMGTYAYGMVMKDLNPDLSKDTHIPRFMDKVLQDGGMGMKNKKGFYTYTDGEVERWHDTMEKFSYQIRAIIEKYPFNYNKETYTD comes from the coding sequence ATGAAAAAACTGATAAAACACACCGACCCGGTTTTGCTTGTTGGCGATGGCGAACTGATTGCCAGCGCCGCTGTTTGCCTGCTTACTGCCGGCCATACCCTTAATGTATGCACACAAAACGTAGCCGATTTTAACCTGCTGCTGAATAAGCACATCGACAGCCAGGGCAAAAACATCCCGCTTAGGGAAAAGCTGGCGGTAAGTGCTGTTTTAAAAGCCAACCGGGATTGTAGTTTAGTTATCGCCATCACCCACGAAGACGAGGAAAAAAAGAAAACCCTGCTGCAAAAACTGACCCCGCTTGTGAGGAAGGATGCCGTTGTGGCTATTAATACCGAAACCATTAGCCTTGAAGCATTGCAAAAGGGATTTGATAGGCCGGAACGGTTGATGGGCCTGAACTGGACCGAACCAGCGCATACCACTTTTTTCCTGGAGGTCATCGCTTCTGACGAGAGCGAGGAGATTGCAAAGGGTATCTCTATTTTGGCTAAATTGTTCTGGTCTAAGGATCCGTATTTGGTTAAGGGCGATGGTATCCGCAGTCGCCTGGTAAGCGCCATGGCAAGGGAGGCCTCCTTTTTGGTAGATAACGGCTACGCCTCGGTTGATGATATCGACCGTGCCTGCCGTAACGATGCCGGCTATTACTTGCCCTTTTGCGGTAACTGCCGCTATATGGATTTAATGGGCACCTACGCCTACGGCATGGTGATGAAGGACCTGAACCCCGACCTGTCAAAGGATACGCATATCCCCCGGTTTATGGATAAGGTATTGCAGGATGGCGGCATGGGCATGAAGAATAAAAAAGGCTTTTACACCTATACCGATGGCGAGGTGGAGCGCTGGCACGATACTATGGAGAAATTCAGCTACCAGATACGGGCCATTATTGAGAAATATCCGTTTAATTATAATAAAGAAACTTATACCGATTGA
- a CDS encoding SDR family oxidoreductase has product MEITNTILSLAGKDIWVAGGAGYLGQATVELLLKAGAKVLCIDLEDRAQQFAKTLDNPNITPIALDVRNGEAVKAFVAAQCKERGLLQGLVILTTGSTSKHFADLTEQDFDDVAHNSLTATFMLAREVGIAMEQGTGGSIVLFSSMYGSVSPDPRVYELPMNINPIEYGVCKAGIVQMTRYLAVHWAKKGVRVNCVSPGPFPSPQAQEKNPEFTERLAYKVPMGRVGRQHEVAGSVAFFLSDAASFVTGQNLFVDGGWTSW; this is encoded by the coding sequence ATGGAAATAACGAATACAATATTAAGCCTTGCCGGCAAGGATATTTGGGTAGCCGGCGGCGCGGGCTATTTGGGGCAGGCCACAGTAGAACTATTACTGAAAGCCGGTGCCAAAGTTTTATGCATCGATCTGGAAGACCGTGCTCAGCAATTCGCGAAGACATTGGACAATCCCAACATTACCCCTATAGCGCTTGATGTGCGCAACGGCGAAGCCGTAAAAGCTTTTGTTGCCGCGCAATGTAAAGAACGGGGCCTACTGCAGGGTTTGGTGATATTGACCACCGGGTCTACCTCCAAACATTTTGCCGATTTAACCGAACAGGATTTTGATGATGTAGCCCATAACAGCCTAACCGCTACCTTTATGCTTGCCCGCGAGGTTGGTATAGCCATGGAGCAGGGTACAGGTGGCAGTATCGTGCTGTTCTCCAGCATGTACGGATCGGTATCGCCCGATCCACGTGTGTACGAACTGCCGATGAACATCAACCCAATCGAATACGGCGTTTGCAAGGCCGGCATAGTGCAGATGACGCGTTACCTGGCCGTGCATTGGGCTAAAAAAGGTGTTAGGGTTAATTGTGTTTCGCCGGGACCATTCCCAAGCCCGCAGGCGCAGGAAAAGAACCCGGAATTTACCGAACGGTTGGCTTACAAGGTGCCCATGGGCAGGGTTGGCAGGCAACACGAGGTAGCGGGTTCGGTAGCGTTCTTCCTGTCGGATGCGGCATCCTTCGTAACCGGGCAAAACCTGTTTGTTGACGGTGGCTGGACATCATGGTAA
- a CDS encoding dipeptidase, which translates to MMQRPFIVDAHLDLAMNALEWNRDLSQPLSGIRQREMHMKDKPDRGKGTVCLPELRKGRVGLVVATQLARYTPPGSALPGWNSPQQAWAMTQAQLCWYREMEKLGEMVQITNLTQLDAHLALWDNTTIDDDKKPIGYILSLEGADSLVEIDYLHTAYSYGLRALGLSHFGPGRYAPGTKMQGPLTAKGVELLKEMNSLNMILDVTHLTDEGFDQALDLYHGHIWASHHNVRKIVPNQRQLTDNQIKRLVERGAVIGGMLDCWAMDIRFIDTVSDPWQLDIRLEHLVDHWDHICQIAGNTDHIAIGSDLDGIFGTEQSPWDMNSIADLQKYQSILSRRGYSARDIENIFSKNWLRFICKAWSS; encoded by the coding sequence ATGATGCAGCGCCCCTTTATAGTTGATGCGCATTTAGATTTGGCCATGAACGCCCTTGAATGGAACCGGGACCTTTCGCAACCCCTGTCCGGCATCAGGCAGCGGGAAATGCACATGAAAGATAAACCCGACCGCGGTAAGGGAACTGTTTGCCTGCCAGAATTGCGAAAAGGCAGGGTTGGTTTGGTGGTTGCCACTCAGTTGGCCCGCTACACCCCGCCCGGCAGCGCCCTGCCCGGCTGGAACTCCCCGCAGCAGGCCTGGGCCATGACACAGGCCCAACTATGCTGGTACCGCGAAATGGAAAAATTGGGCGAGATGGTGCAGATTACCAACCTTACCCAGTTAGACGCGCATCTGGCACTTTGGGACAATACTACAATTGACGACGATAAAAAACCCATCGGCTATATCCTGAGTTTGGAGGGTGCCGATTCGCTGGTGGAGATAGATTATTTGCATACCGCTTATAGCTACGGTTTGCGCGCTTTGGGCTTATCGCATTTTGGCCCCGGCCGTTATGCGCCGGGAACCAAAATGCAGGGGCCACTCACCGCTAAAGGTGTGGAGTTGCTGAAAGAAATGAACTCCCTCAACATGATATTAGATGTAACCCACCTTACCGACGAGGGCTTCGACCAGGCGCTTGACCTGTATCATGGGCATATTTGGGCCAGCCATCATAACGTCAGGAAGATCGTTCCTAATCAACGCCAGTTAACCGACAATCAAATTAAGCGCCTGGTAGAACGCGGCGCGGTAATAGGTGGTATGCTGGATTGCTGGGCTATGGATATCCGCTTTATCGATACCGTATCCGACCCATGGCAGCTGGATATCCGCCTGGAGCATTTGGTTGACCATTGGGACCATATTTGCCAGATAGCGGGCAATACCGATCATATCGCCATCGGCAGCGACCTGGATGGTATCTTCGGTACCGAGCAGTCGCCCTGGGATATGAACTCCATTGCCGATCTGCAAAAGTACCAGTCGATACTTTCGCGCAGAGGGTATAGTGCCCGGGATATCGAAAACATATTCAGTAAAAATTGGCTGCGTTTTATCTGTAAAGCGTGGTCATCATAG
- a CDS encoding aspartate aminotransferase family protein, which produces MEIRKYDKSAQLLERAKKVLAGGVSSEFRKYNHPHALFYTHGSGSRVYDVDGNEYLDFTLSQGPLILGHSHPYVMRAITEYSAPGQLYAGQHIREIELAEKINQLIPAAELMRFCLDGSEAVHTAFRVARAKTGKQKFLRFEGHYHGWLDNVCWGISTPSAEALGSREEPEVFPWTAGLAQNTRDEFIVIPWNDAELLRETVKKNHHELAAIITEPVMCNNGCIMPKDGFLQAIRALCTEYNMAFILDEVITGFRLSLGGAQQYFGIKPDMAIFAKAIASGYPISAIVGTREWMGLIESAKVIHAGTMNSSNATVAAALATIEVLEKEMPYEQMFALGKKFIAGLKAAAEKTGHKMLVQGPGPMFNIAFTDVNEIADYRGTLATDKAKLGKFIAAMHNRGIRIIGRGLCYISAAHTEADIDLTIDQAYQALKEL; this is translated from the coding sequence ATGGAAATTAGAAAATATGACAAGTCTGCCCAATTATTAGAGCGGGCAAAAAAGGTTCTGGCTGGTGGTGTTTCTTCCGAATTCAGGAAGTATAACCACCCGCATGCCCTGTTTTATACGCATGGCAGTGGCAGCCGGGTGTATGATGTAGATGGCAACGAATATCTCGATTTCACCCTGAGCCAGGGCCCGCTGATCCTTGGCCACTCGCACCCTTACGTGATGCGGGCTATTACCGAATATTCGGCGCCGGGGCAGTTATATGCCGGGCAGCATATCCGCGAAATTGAACTGGCCGAAAAGATCAACCAACTGATCCCAGCTGCCGAGCTGATGCGTTTTTGTTTGGATGGTTCGGAGGCGGTGCATACGGCTTTCAGGGTAGCCCGCGCCAAAACCGGTAAGCAAAAATTCCTGCGTTTTGAGGGGCATTACCACGGCTGGCTGGATAACGTTTGCTGGGGCATCTCAACACCATCAGCAGAGGCATTGGGCAGCCGAGAAGAACCGGAGGTGTTCCCCTGGACGGCCGGCCTGGCCCAAAACACACGCGATGAATTTATTGTCATCCCATGGAACGATGCCGAACTGTTGCGGGAAACGGTAAAAAAAAACCATCACGAACTGGCCGCCATTATTACCGAACCGGTGATGTGCAATAACGGCTGCATTATGCCTAAAGACGGCTTCCTGCAAGCCATCCGGGCTTTATGTACCGAATATAACATGGCCTTTATACTGGATGAAGTGATCACCGGCTTCCGGCTTTCGCTGGGCGGCGCGCAGCAGTACTTCGGCATTAAGCCCGATATGGCCATTTTTGCCAAAGCCATAGCCAGCGGCTACCCCATCAGCGCCATTGTAGGCACCCGCGAATGGATGGGTTTGATCGAATCGGCAAAAGTGATCCATGCCGGCACCATGAACTCCAGCAATGCTACCGTAGCAGCAGCATTGGCAACCATAGAAGTTTTGGAAAAGGAAATGCCTTACGAGCAGATGTTCGCCCTTGGTAAAAAATTCATAGCCGGGCTGAAAGCCGCGGCCGAAAAAACGGGCCACAAAATGCTGGTACAAGGCCCGGGGCCGATGTTCAACATCGCCTTTACAGATGTTAATGAAATAGCCGATTACAGGGGTACTTTAGCTACGGATAAGGCTAAGCTAGGCAAATTTATTGCCGCCATGCATAACCGTGGCATCCGCATAATTGGCCGCGGCCTTTGCTATATTAGTGCTGCGCATACCGAAGCGGATATTGACCTGACCATTGACCAGGCTTACCAAGCCTTAAAGGAACTATAA
- a CDS encoding 3-hydroxyacyl-CoA dehydrogenase family protein has product MSILKNPADIEVGVVGIGLMGSSIIVCLLASGHRVKAIAPIGADFVNAKKRIKDQLINCDQAGLLPKTIPHCLDMLEISMDYNILANCGLVMECVIEDINIKKQVYKKITDVVAGNTIVSSNTSAIAITILQKLVAGPERFIGIHFAEPAYATRFLEITCGEVTDTNYANWVFALAHCWGKEPTLLRKDIKGFITNRLMYAVYREIFHLIDNGKTNMEDADKAFRYDVGSWITLMGLFRRIDYCGWEDHAVMFKKLFPQLSNAEYVPEVMGDIVAQNGRGIQNLNGLYTYSPREAKDWEEAFAVFNEEIFRLAASYPVSYSRKERILVSS; this is encoded by the coding sequence ATGAGCATACTAAAAAATCCTGCGGATATTGAAGTTGGGGTAGTTGGGATTGGGCTGATGGGGAGCAGCATCATTGTATGCCTGCTGGCATCGGGCCACAGGGTTAAGGCTATCGCGCCTATCGGGGCCGATTTTGTGAATGCTAAAAAACGGATAAAAGACCAGCTGATCAATTGCGATCAGGCCGGCTTGCTGCCCAAAACCATCCCTCACTGCCTGGATATGCTGGAAATTAGCATGGACTATAACATCCTGGCCAATTGCGGCCTGGTGATGGAGTGCGTGATCGAAGACATCAACATTAAAAAGCAGGTTTATAAAAAGATAACCGATGTGGTTGCCGGTAATACAATCGTATCCAGCAATACATCGGCCATTGCCATCACCATTTTGCAAAAACTGGTGGCCGGGCCTGAAAGATTTATCGGTATACACTTTGCCGAGCCGGCCTACGCTACCCGTTTTTTGGAGATCACCTGCGGCGAAGTTACCGATACCAATTATGCCAACTGGGTATTTGCTTTGGCCCATTGCTGGGGAAAGGAGCCGACACTGCTCAGAAAAGATATTAAAGGCTTTATCACCAACCGCCTGATGTATGCCGTTTACCGCGAGATCTTCCACCTGATAGATAACGGCAAAACCAATATGGAGGATGCGGACAAGGCCTTCCGATATGATGTAGGATCGTGGATCACGCTGATGGGCTTGTTCAGGCGGATAGATTATTGCGGCTGGGAAGACCACGCGGTGATGTTTAAAAAGCTGTTCCCGCAATTATCAAACGCCGAATATGTACCCGAAGTAATGGGCGACATTGTAGCCCAAAACGGCCGCGGTATACAAAACTTAAACGGGCTGTATACTTACAGCCCCCGCGAGGCCAAAGATTGGGAAGAAGCATTCGCCGTGTTTAACGAGGAGATCTTCCGCCTGGCGGCATCGTACCCGGTTAGCTATTCCCGCAAAGAAAGAATATTAGTTTCATCCTAA
- a CDS encoding NAD-dependent succinate-semialdehyde dehydrogenase, with translation MSIQAINPVNGKVIKTYKADTEQAVTRKVEQTHKAWLSWRETTFAQRAGMLKKLAENLRSRKDELAALMAKEMGKPLKDGVAEIEKCASVCDYYAENGAAFLADKPIKTDASKSYASFQPIGVVLAIMPWNFPFWQVFRFLAPGLMAGNCGLLKHASNVPGCALVIEDLVKTSGFPPHVFQTLMIGSKAVQNVIAHPLVKAVTLTGSTEAGIKVAQQAGSLIKKTVLELGGNDPYIVLADADLEKAAQACASSRLINNGQSCVAAKRFILVKSIEKEFTRLFKEKMMQKKTGDPFETGIDLGPMARADLRDELHEQVLSNIKAGAKCILGGTIPAVKGNHAFYTPTILTGVKKGMPAYSEEIFGPVALIISARDTEQAISIANDTSFGLGAAVFTQDGSLGEEIARTQLQAGCCFVNSLVKSDPRLPFGGVNQSGYGRELSEFGIHEFVNIKTVYVG, from the coding sequence ATGAGCATACAAGCCATTAACCCGGTAAACGGAAAAGTGATAAAAACGTATAAAGCGGATACCGAGCAAGCCGTTACCCGCAAAGTTGAACAAACGCATAAAGCCTGGTTAAGCTGGCGCGAAACCACCTTTGCCCAACGCGCCGGAATGCTTAAAAAACTGGCCGAAAACCTGCGTAGCCGAAAAGACGAACTGGCGGCACTGATGGCTAAGGAAATGGGCAAGCCTTTAAAAGACGGCGTGGCCGAGATTGAAAAATGCGCCTCGGTTTGCGATTACTATGCCGAAAATGGCGCCGCCTTCCTTGCCGATAAACCCATTAAAACCGATGCTTCAAAAAGCTATGCCAGCTTTCAGCCCATTGGTGTGGTGCTGGCCATTATGCCCTGGAATTTCCCCTTTTGGCAGGTGTTCCGCTTTTTAGCGCCTGGATTGATGGCAGGCAACTGCGGTTTACTGAAGCATGCCTCGAACGTGCCCGGCTGCGCTTTGGTGATTGAAGACCTGGTGAAAACATCCGGCTTCCCGCCGCATGTTTTTCAAACGTTAATGATTGGCAGCAAGGCCGTGCAGAATGTCATCGCTCATCCATTGGTTAAAGCCGTTACGCTTACCGGCAGCACCGAAGCCGGCATTAAAGTGGCGCAGCAGGCGGGCAGCCTCATCAAAAAAACGGTACTGGAATTAGGCGGCAACGACCCCTACATTGTGTTAGCCGATGCCGATCTGGAAAAAGCCGCGCAGGCCTGCGCCAGCAGCCGCCTCATTAATAACGGGCAAAGCTGTGTGGCGGCCAAAAGGTTTATCCTGGTTAAATCTATAGAAAAGGAATTTACCCGGCTGTTTAAAGAAAAAATGATGCAGAAAAAAACAGGCGACCCGTTTGAAACCGGCATAGACCTTGGCCCTATGGCCCGCGCCGATCTGCGCGATGAACTGCACGAACAGGTGCTGAGCAATATAAAAGCTGGTGCCAAATGCATCCTCGGCGGTACCATCCCAGCCGTGAAAGGTAATCATGCTTTTTACACGCCAACTATACTTACCGGCGTTAAAAAAGGGATGCCTGCCTATTCCGAAGAGATCTTTGGACCGGTGGCCCTGATCATTTCGGCCCGGGATACCGAACAGGCCATCAGCATTGCCAATGATACTTCGTTCGGCCTGGGGGCGGCGGTGTTTACCCAAGATGGTTCGCTGGGCGAAGAGATTGCACGTACCCAATTACAGGCGGGCTGTTGCTTTGTGAACTCGCTGGTAAAATCCGATCCGCGATTGCCGTTCGGCGGTGTTAACCAATCGGGCTACGGCCGCGAGTTGAGCGAGTTTGGCATACACGAGTTTGTGAATATTAAGACGGTGTATGTGGGGTAG
- a CDS encoding AraC family transcriptional regulator — protein sequence MKAIEQRLPQDFDKSFVVFRETGKYFPCPWHFHPEFELVLVLKSTGRRMVGDHIGYFNDDDLVFMGSGIPHVWINDPEFINGEADYQADAIVIHFMDSFLGEKFLSIPEMENFKNILRLSSRGLAYYGETRTRINTLMKNMVTMSGLMRLSALFEIFDILATSTEYELLASPGYTQVELKASDRFGKVTEYIMRNFDKEITLPEVASIANMAVTTFCNFFKDHFRVTFVEYLNTVRIGYACKLLADDGYNIVEIAYESGFKNLANFNRQFKRFKNMTPTEFRKTIGV from the coding sequence ATGAAGGCAATTGAACAAAGGCTGCCGCAGGATTTTGATAAATCGTTTGTGGTGTTTCGCGAGACGGGGAAGTACTTTCCCTGCCCCTGGCATTTCCATCCCGAATTTGAATTGGTATTGGTTTTAAAATCGACCGGCCGCCGCATGGTGGGCGATCATATTGGTTATTTTAACGATGATGACCTGGTTTTTATGGGATCGGGCATACCTCACGTTTGGATAAATGACCCCGAGTTTATTAATGGCGAAGCGGATTACCAGGCCGATGCCATTGTGATCCATTTTATGGATAGCTTTTTAGGCGAAAAGTTTTTAAGCATCCCTGAAATGGAGAATTTTAAGAATATCCTGCGATTATCTTCAAGAGGGTTGGCCTATTACGGCGAAACCCGCACCCGCATTAACACCCTGATGAAAAATATGGTGACCATGAGCGGCTTGATGCGGCTATCGGCCCTGTTTGAAATATTTGATATCCTGGCTACCTCTACCGAATATGAACTGCTGGCCAGCCCGGGTTATACGCAGGTAGAGTTAAAAGCATCCGACCGCTTTGGCAAGGTGACCGAATACATTATGCGCAACTTCGATAAAGAGATCACCCTGCCCGAAGTAGCCTCGATAGCCAATATGGCGGTAACTACATTTTGCAACTTCTTTAAAGACCACTTCAGGGTAACCTTTGTAGAATACCTGAATACCGTACGCATAGGCTATGCCTGCAAGCTGCTGGCTGATGACGGCTATAATATTGTGGAAATAGCCTACGAAAGCGGTTTTAAAAACCTGGCCAATTTTAACCGGCAGTTTAAGCGCTTTAAAAACATGACCCCGACGGAGTTTAGGAAGACGATTGGGGTATAA
- a CDS encoding iron-containing alcohol dehydrogenase, translated as MNYTRIAVTPVTHIGWGAVQHLLTEVQQFAPQKILIVADPILKQIGVVDNVIKPIADAGYLYDIYTDIIPEPLLATGQQLVDFARAGNYSLVIGIGGGSALDLAKLAAVFTANDGDVKDYLNLSGSKKLQQKGIPTILIPTTSGTGAEVTNISVLALEHTKDVISHDYLIADVAIVDAQLTVSVPPKITAATGADALTHAIEAYISVNANAYSDGLALQAIKLISGSLRAAVANGNDQQARTDMAYGSYLAGLAFFNAGVGAIHALAYPLGGQFHIAHGDSNAVLIPYVMSYIRSCCFAKMGDIYAAMGGDVSGIGPEEASVKCIFALVNLLRDIGIPPTLAGFNVPASALEQLTADGVKQKRLLARCPMALTETDISNIYKTAFSGELAI; from the coding sequence ATGAATTATACCCGAATTGCGGTTACCCCCGTTACCCACATTGGCTGGGGAGCCGTACAGCACTTGCTTACCGAGGTGCAGCAGTTTGCTCCGCAGAAAATACTGATCGTGGCCGATCCTATACTGAAGCAGATCGGCGTTGTGGACAATGTTATTAAACCCATAGCCGATGCAGGTTACCTATACGATATTTATACCGATATCATCCCCGAACCCCTTTTGGCAACCGGCCAGCAGCTGGTTGATTTTGCAAGGGCGGGCAATTATTCACTGGTGATTGGCATTGGCGGCGGCAGCGCATTAGACCTGGCTAAACTGGCCGCGGTTTTCACAGCCAACGATGGCGATGTTAAAGATTACCTGAATTTATCAGGCTCAAAAAAATTACAGCAAAAAGGCATACCAACCATCCTTATCCCCACCACATCAGGCACCGGGGCCGAGGTAACCAATATCTCGGTACTGGCGCTGGAGCATACCAAGGATGTGATCAGTCATGATTACCTGATAGCCGATGTTGCCATTGTGGACGCACAACTTACCGTAAGCGTGCCACCCAAAATTACCGCCGCCACCGGCGCCGACGCGCTTACCCATGCCATCGAGGCTTATATTTCTGTCAATGCCAACGCTTATTCGGATGGGTTGGCGTTGCAGGCCATTAAGCTTATCAGTGGTTCGTTAAGGGCGGCGGTGGCCAACGGCAACGATCAACAGGCCCGTACCGATATGGCTTACGGGAGCTACCTTGCCGGGCTGGCATTTTTTAATGCCGGGGTTGGGGCCATCCACGCGCTGGCCTATCCGCTGGGTGGGCAGTTCCACATCGCCCATGGCGATTCGAACGCGGTGCTGATCCCTTATGTGATGAGTTATATCCGCTCGTGCTGTTTTGCTAAAATGGGCGATATTTACGCGGCGATGGGTGGCGATGTAAGCGGCATTGGCCCGGAGGAGGCATCGGTAAAATGCATATTCGCTTTGGTTAATTTGCTGCGCGATATTGGCATACCACCTACCCTTGCCGGGTTTAACGTACCCGCATCGGCATTGGAACAATTAACCGCCGATGGTGTTAAACAAAAGCGCCTTTTGGCCCGCTGCCCGATGGCGCTAACCGAAACAGATATTTCAAACATCTACAAAACGGCCTTTTCAGGCGAGTTGGCCATTTAA
- a CDS encoding SGNH/GDSL hydrolase family protein — MKFLTIIFILFMTTASVAGAQNRVTIVNAGYNGNNTVELLARIDKDVVAKKPQLVVMMIGTNDMLNLRNILTVQEYKKHYQELIDIIKKHSKLMLMTTPPINVEYLKQRVDQSHYAPDGPQARVDSANAVVRELAAKNKCHLIDLNRILLACGGSTEDKESLFQNVPNFNINDGVHPTANGYKVIGTAVYQAIVNTYPDVSSIVCFGDSITFGYKMHGEGTIKGDSYPAVLNRMFNQ, encoded by the coding sequence ATGAAATTTTTAACCATCATTTTTATTTTGTTTATGACGACAGCTTCGGTCGCCGGCGCGCAAAACCGTGTAACCATTGTTAACGCAGGCTATAATGGTAATAATACCGTTGAACTTTTAGCCAGGATAGATAAGGACGTGGTTGCCAAAAAACCGCAGCTGGTGGTGATGATGATCGGCACCAACGACATGCTGAACCTGCGCAACATCCTTACCGTGCAGGAATACAAAAAGCATTACCAGGAGCTGATCGATATCATCAAAAAACATTCGAAACTGATGCTGATGACCACCCCTCCCATCAATGTGGAGTATTTAAAGCAGCGTGTCGATCAGTCGCATTATGCCCCCGATGGCCCGCAGGCCCGGGTAGATTCGGCTAACGCGGTGGTGCGTGAGCTGGCTGCCAAAAACAAGTGCCACCTGATAGACCTGAACCGGATCCTATTAGCCTGCGGCGGCTCGACCGAGGATAAGGAATCACTGTTTCAGAACGTGCCTAATTTTAATATTAACGATGGTGTACACCCAACGGCCAACGGCTACAAGGTAATTGGCACGGCGGTGTACCAGGCCATTGTGAATACCTACCCCGATGTAAGCAGCATTGTTTGCTTTGGCGACAGCATCACCTTTGGGTATAAAATGCATGGCGAGGGCACTATCAAGGGCGATAGTTATCCGGCGGTGCTGAACCGGATGTTTAATCAGTAG